The following proteins come from a genomic window of Yinghuangia sp. ASG 101:
- a CDS encoding TIGR03943 family putative permease subunit: protein MKRDVQSIVLVLVGAALLRISLDGETYLRYVKEGLRPALVASGAILLALGAVGVIRDGILRRHERAEAAEHAEHAHGDHAGHGHDGLGPQDSDAHDAHGHDHGKGPHVAWLLCLPVAALFLIAPPALGSYTAERSDNTVAKPAAKTVDAGFPALPPGDPLDMTLGEFGVRAVWDTAETLKDRNVRLTGFATSGENGSWYVNRLVISCCAADAVARKVEIHGVPAPPTDTWVTVTGTWLKNGETGSEDATPALTATAAERIPTPKEPYE from the coding sequence GTGAAGCGCGACGTCCAGTCGATCGTCCTCGTCCTCGTCGGCGCCGCGCTGCTGCGCATCTCGCTCGACGGCGAGACATACCTGCGCTACGTCAAGGAGGGCCTGCGGCCTGCCCTGGTCGCCTCGGGGGCGATCCTGCTGGCGCTCGGCGCCGTCGGGGTGATCCGCGACGGGATCCTCCGCAGGCACGAGCGTGCCGAGGCGGCGGAACACGCCGAGCACGCCCACGGCGACCACGCGGGCCACGGCCACGACGGGCTCGGCCCGCAGGACAGCGACGCCCATGACGCGCACGGCCACGACCACGGCAAGGGCCCGCATGTGGCGTGGCTGCTGTGCCTGCCCGTCGCGGCGCTCTTCCTGATCGCGCCGCCGGCCCTGGGCTCCTACACCGCGGAGCGGTCGGACAACACCGTCGCGAAGCCCGCCGCGAAGACCGTGGACGCGGGCTTCCCCGCGCTGCCGCCCGGCGATCCGCTCGACATGACCCTCGGTGAGTTCGGCGTCCGCGCGGTCTGGGACACCGCCGAGACGCTGAAGGACCGCAACGTCCGGCTGACCGGGTTCGCGACCTCGGGCGAGAACGGGAGCTGGTACGTCAACCGCCTGGTCATCAGCTGCTGTGCCGCCGACGCCGTGGCCCGCAAGGTCGAGATCCACGGAGTCCCGGCACCGCCGACCGACACGTGGGTGACGGTGACCGGCACGTGGCTCAAGAACGGCGAGACCGGGTCGGAGGACGCGACACCGGCCCTGACCGCGACCGCCGCGGAACGCATCCCGACACCCAAGGAGCCGTACGAATAG
- a CDS encoding Fur family transcriptional regulator yields the protein MTTANRPARGRSTRQRTAVSSILDEVEDFRSAQDLHDLLKQRGESVGLTTVYRTLQALADAGEVDVLRTPDGEAVYRRCSQGHHHHLVCRTCGRTLEVEGPAVERWAGRIAAEHGFTDVSHELEIFGTCGPCALAARG from the coding sequence GTGACCACCGCGAACCGCCCGGCCCGCGGCAGATCGACGCGCCAGCGCACCGCCGTGTCCAGCATCCTGGACGAGGTCGAGGACTTCCGCAGCGCACAGGATCTGCACGATCTGCTCAAGCAGCGCGGCGAGTCGGTCGGGCTGACCACCGTCTACCGCACCCTCCAGGCCCTCGCCGACGCCGGCGAGGTCGACGTGCTTCGGACACCGGACGGCGAGGCCGTGTACCGGCGGTGCAGCCAGGGCCACCACCACCACCTGGTCTGCCGCACGTGCGGGCGCACCCTGGAGGTCGAGGGCCCGGCCGTCGAGCGCTGGGCCGGGCGGATCGCGGCCGAGCACGGCTTCACCGACGTCTCGCACGAGTTGGAGATCTTCGGCACCTGCGGGCCGTGCGCGCTCGCGGCCCGCGGCTGA
- a CDS encoding metal ABC transporter permease, which produces MSMLHYEFMQRALLAALLVGMTAPAVGVYLVQRRQAFMGDGIGHVALTGVGLGLLLNGSPVLFAVLTAAVGAIAIELIRERSKVSGDVALSVLFYGGIAGGVMLASQSDSGANLDAYLFGQLTSVSSEDVRVIVILAIAVLAVTLGLRRPLFTVCQDEEFARVTGLPVRALNLVIAVTAAVTVTVAMRVVGLLLVSALMVVPVAIAQQLTRNFAVTAAVAIGVGVVVSVSGTSLTYYVDAPPGATIVLLAIGLFIVVGVLAAPLNRRRARRAGFAAAEDDLRVALSPGLDGTDAASGTMSGTGRTHADVKDAEAVEEEPR; this is translated from the coding sequence GTGAGCATGCTGCACTACGAGTTCATGCAGCGCGCGCTGCTCGCCGCGCTGCTCGTCGGCATGACCGCGCCCGCGGTCGGCGTCTATCTCGTCCAGCGGCGGCAGGCGTTCATGGGCGACGGCATCGGCCACGTGGCCCTCACCGGCGTCGGGCTCGGCCTGCTGCTCAACGGGTCGCCGGTCCTCTTCGCGGTGCTCACCGCGGCCGTCGGCGCGATCGCGATCGAGCTGATCCGCGAGCGCAGCAAGGTCAGCGGGGACGTCGCGCTCTCCGTGCTCTTCTACGGAGGCATCGCGGGCGGCGTGATGCTCGCCAGCCAGTCCGACAGCGGGGCCAACCTCGACGCCTACCTGTTCGGCCAGCTGACGTCGGTCTCCTCCGAGGACGTCCGCGTCATCGTGATCCTCGCGATCGCCGTGCTCGCGGTGACGCTGGGCCTGCGGCGGCCCCTGTTCACGGTGTGCCAGGACGAGGAGTTCGCCCGCGTCACGGGCCTGCCCGTCCGCGCGCTGAACCTGGTCATCGCGGTCACCGCGGCCGTCACCGTCACCGTGGCGATGCGCGTCGTCGGCCTTCTGCTGGTCAGCGCGCTCATGGTGGTCCCGGTCGCGATCGCCCAGCAGCTGACGCGCAACTTCGCCGTCACCGCGGCCGTCGCGATCGGGGTCGGCGTCGTGGTGTCGGTTTCCGGGACGAGCCTCACCTACTACGTCGACGCGCCACCCGGGGCCACGATCGTGCTGCTCGCCATCGGGCTCTTCATCGTGGTCGGCGTGTTGGCCGCTCCGCTCAACCGACGTCGCGCCCGGCGCGCCGGATTCGCCGCCGCCGAGGACGACCTCCGGGTGGCTCTTTCCCCAGGCCTCGACGGCACCGACGCCGCTTCCGGCACAATGTCCGGGACGGGCCGCACCCACGCGGACGTCAAGGACGCCGAAGCCGTCGAGGAGGAGCCCCGGTGA
- a CDS encoding metal ABC transporter ATP-binding protein has product MPATDPRAAQVVRLTGGSAALGGRPVLRGVDLTVAPGEVVALLGANGSGKSTLVRSLVGLVPLTGGRIELFGTPFDRFRDWSRIGYVPQRTTAAAGVPASVREVVASGRLTRRRMLFRLGRDDKAAVDEALADVGMLQRAGDGIGRLSGGQQQRVLIARALARRPDLLIMDEPMAGVDLASQEVLAETLRRQQEQGRAVLLVLHELGPLEPLIDRAVVLRDGCVCHDGPPPPATGQHALPGHDHVHPHADDHHTVRRGLLS; this is encoded by the coding sequence ATGCCCGCCACCGATCCGAGGGCCGCCCAGGTCGTCCGCCTGACCGGCGGCAGCGCCGCACTCGGCGGGCGGCCCGTGCTGCGCGGCGTCGACCTCACGGTCGCGCCCGGCGAGGTCGTCGCGCTGCTGGGCGCGAACGGCTCGGGAAAGTCCACGCTGGTGCGCTCGCTGGTCGGCCTCGTACCGCTCACGGGCGGCCGGATCGAGTTGTTCGGCACCCCGTTCGACAGGTTCCGGGACTGGTCGCGCATCGGGTACGTCCCGCAGCGCACCACCGCCGCCGCGGGTGTCCCGGCGAGCGTGCGCGAAGTGGTCGCGTCCGGGCGCCTCACCCGCCGCAGGATGCTGTTCCGCCTCGGCCGCGACGACAAGGCCGCCGTCGACGAGGCGCTGGCGGACGTCGGCATGCTCCAGCGGGCCGGGGACGGCATCGGCCGGCTCTCGGGCGGCCAGCAGCAGCGCGTCCTCATCGCCCGCGCGCTCGCCCGCCGCCCCGACCTGCTGATCATGGACGAGCCGATGGCCGGCGTGGACCTGGCCAGTCAGGAGGTCCTCGCCGAGACGCTGCGCCGCCAGCAGGAGCAGGGCCGCGCGGTCCTGCTCGTGCTGCACGAACTCGGCCCGCTGGAACCCCTCATCGACCGCGCCGTCGTGCTGCGCGACGGCTGCGTCTGCCACGACGGCCCGCCACCGCCCGCCACCGGGCAGCACGCGCTGCCCGGTCACGACCATGTGCACCCGCACGCGGACGACCACCACACCGTGCGCCGGGGCCTGCTGTCATGA
- a CDS encoding metal ABC transporter substrate-binding protein, translating into MKIRRLGPVPLLAATAASALILSACGGSDDAGDKSGSGPVDVVAAFYPLKFVTEQVGGPEVTITNLTKPGAEPHDLELTAKQVAAISDSDVVVYLKGLQPAVDDAVSQNKPGHVVDAAVLSPLEEHGTDVEGEDHGHDEGDEHGEDDGHNHAVADGGDPHLWLDPTRLAAVAAGVGETLAAADPGHAQDYRNRAADLKNRLDALDQEFRTGLTSCARKEIVTSHAAFGYLAERYGLHQIAVNGVNPGSEPSPARIAEIQQLVKEKGVTTIFFETLATPKIAETLARDTGVTTAVLDPLEGIKDESQADYFSVMHGNLDALRTALGCS; encoded by the coding sequence ATGAAGATACGTCGACTCGGCCCCGTCCCCCTGCTCGCGGCGACCGCCGCCTCCGCCCTCATCCTCAGCGCCTGCGGAGGATCCGACGACGCGGGCGACAAGTCCGGCAGTGGTCCCGTGGACGTGGTCGCGGCGTTCTACCCCCTGAAGTTCGTCACCGAGCAGGTCGGCGGGCCTGAGGTGACCATCACCAACCTCACCAAGCCCGGGGCCGAGCCGCACGACCTGGAGCTCACGGCCAAGCAGGTGGCCGCGATCTCCGACTCCGACGTCGTCGTCTACCTCAAGGGCCTCCAGCCCGCCGTCGACGACGCCGTCTCGCAGAACAAGCCGGGGCACGTCGTCGACGCCGCCGTCCTCAGCCCGCTCGAAGAGCACGGCACCGACGTCGAGGGCGAGGACCACGGCCACGACGAAGGCGACGAACACGGCGAGGACGACGGCCACAACCACGCGGTGGCCGACGGCGGCGACCCGCACCTGTGGCTCGACCCCACCCGCCTCGCCGCGGTCGCCGCCGGCGTCGGCGAGACCCTGGCCGCCGCGGACCCCGGGCACGCGCAGGACTACCGCAACCGGGCCGCCGACCTGAAGAACCGCCTGGACGCGCTCGACCAGGAGTTCAGGACCGGTCTCACGTCGTGTGCGCGCAAGGAGATCGTGACCAGCCACGCGGCGTTCGGCTACCTCGCCGAGCGGTACGGCCTGCACCAGATCGCGGTCAACGGCGTCAACCCGGGATCGGAGCCGTCCCCCGCCCGCATCGCCGAGATCCAGCAGCTGGTGAAGGAGAAGGGCGTCACCACGATCTTCTTCGAGACCCTGGCCACCCCGAAGATCGCCGAGACGCTGGCCCGGGACACCGGCGTCACCACCGCCGTCCTCGACCCGCTCGAGGGCATCAAGGACGAGTCCCAGGCCGACTACTTCTCGGTGATGCACGGGAACCTCGACGCACTGCGGACGGCACTCGGATGCTCGTGA
- a CDS encoding glycine--tRNA ligase yields MAADKIDTIIQLSKRRGFVYQCSEIYGGQRAAWDYGPLGVELKENIKRQWWRSMVTSRDDIVGLDSSVILAREVWEASGHVEAFVDPLTECTSCHKRFRADHLEEAYEAKHGRPPANGLADVNCPHCGTKGAFTEPKLFNGLLQTYLGPVQDESGRAYLRPETAQGIFINYKLVQESARKKPPFGIAQIGKSFRNEITPGNFIFRTREFEQMEMEFFVKPGEDEKWHEYWLQERWNWYLGLGLREENMRFFEHPKEKLSHYSKRTADIEYRFQFGGNEFGELEGVANRTDYDLSTHSKHSGNDLSYFDQETKERWMPYVIEPAAGVNRAMLAFMLDAYNEDEAPNAKGVMEKRVVMRLDPRLAPVKAAVLPLSRNADLSPKARGLAADLRQHWNVDFDDAGAIGRRYRRQDEIGTPFCITVDFDTLEDNAVTIRDRDTMGQERVSLDRVSEFLAPRLIGC; encoded by the coding sequence GTGGCCGCCGACAAGATCGACACCATCATCCAGCTGAGCAAACGCCGTGGATTCGTCTACCAGTGCAGCGAAATCTACGGCGGTCAGCGCGCCGCGTGGGACTACGGGCCGCTCGGTGTGGAGCTCAAGGAGAACATCAAGCGCCAGTGGTGGCGCTCGATGGTCACGTCGCGCGACGACATCGTCGGCCTGGACTCGTCGGTCATCCTCGCCCGCGAGGTCTGGGAGGCCTCCGGCCACGTCGAGGCGTTCGTCGACCCGCTGACCGAGTGCACCTCGTGCCACAAGCGGTTCCGCGCCGACCACCTGGAAGAGGCATACGAGGCGAAGCACGGCCGCCCGCCGGCCAACGGCCTCGCCGACGTCAACTGTCCGCACTGCGGCACCAAGGGCGCCTTCACCGAGCCCAAGCTGTTCAACGGCCTGCTCCAGACGTACCTCGGCCCGGTCCAGGACGAGTCCGGCCGGGCGTACCTGCGGCCGGAGACCGCGCAGGGCATCTTCATCAACTACAAGCTCGTGCAGGAGAGCGCCCGCAAGAAGCCGCCGTTCGGCATCGCGCAGATCGGCAAGAGCTTCCGCAACGAGATCACGCCGGGCAACTTCATCTTCCGCACCCGCGAGTTCGAGCAGATGGAGATGGAGTTCTTCGTCAAGCCGGGCGAGGACGAGAAGTGGCACGAGTACTGGCTCCAGGAGCGCTGGAACTGGTACCTCGGGCTCGGCCTCCGCGAGGAGAACATGCGCTTCTTCGAGCACCCGAAGGAGAAGCTGTCGCACTACTCGAAGCGGACCGCGGACATCGAGTACCGCTTCCAGTTCGGCGGCAACGAGTTCGGTGAACTCGAAGGCGTCGCGAACCGCACCGACTACGACCTGTCGACGCACTCCAAGCACTCCGGCAACGACCTCTCGTACTTCGACCAGGAGACGAAGGAACGCTGGATGCCGTACGTCATCGAGCCGGCCGCGGGCGTCAACCGCGCCATGCTGGCGTTCATGCTCGACGCCTACAACGAGGACGAGGCCCCGAACGCCAAGGGCGTCATGGAGAAGCGCGTCGTCATGCGCCTCGACCCGCGCCTGGCTCCCGTCAAGGCCGCCGTGCTGCCGCTGTCGCGCAACGCCGACCTGTCGCCCAAGGCCCGCGGCCTCGCCGCCGACCTGCGGCAGCACTGGAACGTCGACTTCGACGACGCCGGCGCGATCGGCCGCCGCTACCGCCGCCAGGACGAGATCGGCACGCCGTTCTGCATCACGGTGGACTTCGACACCCTTGAGGACAACGCGGTCACCATCCGGGACCGCGACACCATGGGCCAGGAGCGCGTCTCCCTCGACCGCGTCAGCGAATTCCTCGCCCCCCGCCTCATCGGCTGCTGA
- a CDS encoding NADAR family protein codes for MDIGADISVEHGGPAGAERDEPRDVAGLLAWAAAGRRLRFLHFWGHAPQADGSLGAGCLSQWWPSPFTVDDVTYATAEHWMMAGKARLFGDPAAERRAVAAPHPKTAKAVGRQVRGFDEATWVARRFELVVAGNVAKFGQNAALRAFLLGTNTRILVEASPMDRLWGIGLAATDPRADDPAQWRGLNLLGFALMETRARLRAEESEHASEA; via the coding sequence ATGGACATCGGTGCGGACATCTCGGTGGAGCACGGCGGCCCGGCAGGGGCGGAGCGGGACGAACCGCGCGACGTCGCGGGGCTCCTCGCATGGGCGGCGGCGGGGCGGCGGTTGAGGTTTCTGCACTTCTGGGGGCACGCGCCGCAGGCGGACGGTTCGCTGGGGGCCGGGTGCCTGAGCCAGTGGTGGCCGTCGCCCTTCACCGTCGACGACGTCACATACGCCACCGCCGAGCACTGGATGATGGCGGGCAAGGCGCGCTTGTTCGGCGACCCGGCGGCGGAGCGGCGCGCGGTCGCCGCACCCCACCCGAAGACCGCCAAGGCCGTGGGCCGCCAGGTGCGCGGCTTCGACGAGGCGACGTGGGTGGCCCGCCGGTTCGAGCTCGTCGTCGCGGGCAACGTGGCGAAGTTCGGCCAGAACGCGGCGTTGCGGGCGTTCCTGCTCGGTACGAACACCCGGATTCTGGTCGAGGCCAGCCCGATGGACCGGCTCTGGGGCATCGGCCTGGCCGCCACCGATCCTCGGGCGGACGACCCGGCGCAGTGGCGCGGGCTGAATCTGCTGGGCTTCGCCCTCATGGAGACCCGCGCCCGCCTGCGCGCCGAGGAATCGGAGCACGCTTCCGAGGCATAG